A single window of Vigna radiata var. radiata cultivar VC1973A chromosome 4, Vradiata_ver6, whole genome shotgun sequence DNA harbors:
- the LOC106758189 gene encoding UDP-glycosyltransferase 92A1, with amino-acid sequence MTEEKEEVMLFPFMAQGHIIPFLALALHLEKRQKYHITIVNTSLNIRKLKSSLPQNSSITLSEISFNPSQHGLPPNTENTDAIPYNLVIRLIQASTTLKPAFTNLLRTILLRNKNRKLLVIADIFFGWTAAVAKELGAFHLIFSGCGGYGLACYYSLWLNLPHRRVDPTQEYFTLPDFPEALDIHRTQLPNNISEADGSDAWSLFQQPNLSEWVNSDGVLFNTVHGLDSVGLGYFKRKLNRPVWAIGPIISAGSGSRGKGGGINPKLCTEWLEAKPCKSVLFVCFGSMNTISASQMMELGKALERCGKSFIWVVRPPIGFDINSEFREDEWLPEGFVERVQESGKGLVVRDWAPQLEILSHSAVSVFLSHCGWNSVLESLSQGVPILGWPMAAEQFYNCKLLEEEVGVCVEVARGKSCEVKCDDIAEKIALVMEETEKGIAMRKKAGYVRDVIRDAVKDEDGFKGSSVKAMDDFLSAALS; translated from the coding sequence atgacagaagaaaaagaagaggtgatGCTGTTTCCGTTCATGGCCCAAGGGCACATCATTCCTTTCCTTGCATTGGCCCTGCACCTAGAGAAAAGACAGAAATACCATATCACCATTGTTAACACCTCACTCAACATACGAAAGCTTAAATCTTCTCTTCCACAAAACTCTTCAATCACTCTTTCAGAAATCTCTTTTAATCCCTCCCAACACGGTCTTCCTCCTAACACAGAGAACACCGACGCCATACCCTACAACCTCGTCATTCGACTCATCCAAGCCTCCACCACTCTCAAACCCGCCTTCACAAACCTCCTACGCACCATCCTCCTACGAAACAAAAACCGCAAGCTCCTAGTCATCGCTGACATTTTCTTCGGCTGGACCGCCGCCGTTGCCAAAGAACTGGGCGCCTTCCACCTCATCTTCAGCGGCTGTGGCGGCTACGGCCTCGCCTGCTACTATTCCCTCTGGCTTAACCTCCCCCACCGCCGCGTTGACCCAACGCAAGAATACTTCACCTTGCCGGATTTCCCCGAAGCGCTTGACATTCACCGCACGCAGTTACCCAATAACATCTCAGAAGCCGACGGCTCTGACGCGTGGTCGTTGTTCCAACAACCGAATCTCTCCGAGTGGGTCAACTCCGACGGGGTTTTATTCAACACGGTTCACGGATTGGACTCGGTTGGGCTGGGCTACTTCAAAAGAAAACTGAACCGGCCAGTATGGGCTATAGGACCAATTATTTCCGCAGGGTCCGGTTCGCGCGGGAAAGGTGGCGGGATCAACCCGAAGCTCTGCACGGAATGGCTCGAAGCGAAACCCTGCAAATCGGTTCTGTTCGTTTGCTTCGGTTCCATGAACACTATCTCTGCTTCGCAGATGATGGAGTTAGGTAAAGCATTGGAGCGGTGTGGAAAGAGTTTCATCTGGGTTGTGAGACCACCAATCGGGTTCGACATAAATTCGGAGTTTAGAGAAGATGAATGGTTGCCGGAGGGTTTTGTCGAGAGGGTTCAGGAATCGGGGAAGGGTTTGGTGGTTCGCGATTGGGCGCCCCAGTTGGAGATTTTGTCGCATTCTGCGGTTTCCGTGTTTCTGAGTCACTGCGGGTGGAACTCGGTGCTGGAATCGCTGAGTCAGGGGGTGCCTATTCTGGGATGGCCGATGGCGGCGGAGCAGTTTTACAACTGCAAGTTGTTGGAGGAAGAGGTTGGGGTTTGCGTGGAAGTTGCTAGAGGGAAGAGTTGTGAAGTTAAGTGTGATGATATTGCGGAGAAAATTGCTTTGGTGATGGAGGAGACTGAGAAAGGGATTGCCATGAGGAAGAAAGCTGGTTACGTTAGAGATGTGATCAGGGATGCTGTGAAAGATGAAGATGGATTTAAGGGTTCTTCTGTTAAGGCCATGGATGATTTCTTGTCTGCTGCTCTGTCCTAA
- the LOC106758164 gene encoding zinc transporter ZTP29 isoform X3, with protein MDSQVAVALALSLVGGVSTSIGALFVIVNQAPNLKMLGLLQGFAAGLMLSISFFDLAHNALNSLGFLKGNLWFFAGVIFFGVVASFIPEPTLAPTSDVKGRKKNGDDGGKDTLKKHRRQVLFSGIVTAVGISLHNFPEGMAVFLGSMKGLRVGINLALAIALHNIPEGVAVALPVYFATQSKWQAFKLASLSGFAEPLGVIIVAYLFPSSLSPEILEGLLGSVGGVMAFLTLHEMLPLAFDYAGQKQSVKAVFLGMAFMSASLYFLSISLPEDLSL; from the exons ATGGATTCTCAGGTTGCAGTAGCTCTTGCTCTTTCACTTGTTGGTGGTGTCAGTACTTCTATCG GTGCGCTTTTTGTGATTGTCAATCAAGCTCCCAATCTGAAGATGCTCGGGTTACTACAG GGTTTTGCTGCTGGTTTGATGCTCAGCATATCGTTCTTTGATTTGGCTCACAATGCTTTGAACTCACTGGGCTTCTTGAAAGGCAACCTTTGG TTTTTTGCTGGGGTGATATTCTTTGGTGTTGTGGCCAGTTTTATCCCAGAGCCAACTCTTGCTCCCACTTCTGATGTCAAGGGCAGAAAG aaaaatggGGATGATGGAGGCAAGGATACTTTGAAAAAGCATCGCCGGCAGGTTTTATTCAGTGGAATTGTTACAGCCGTAG GCATAAGTTTGCACAACTTTCCAGAAGGAATGGCAGTATTCCTTGGATCCATGAAG GGCCTCCGTGTTGGCATCAACTTGGCATTAGCCATTGCTTTGCACAATATCCCAGAG ggtGTTGCTGTTGCACTTCCTGTTTATTTTGCGACACAAAG TAAATGGCAGGCATTCAAATTAGCATCACTTTCTGGCTTCGCTGAACCCCTGGGAGTGATAATTGTAG CCTATCTATTCCCTAGCAGCTTAAGTCCTGAGATTCTAGAAGGTTTACTCGGATCAG TTGGTGGAGTTATGGCCTTTTTGACCCTTCATGAAATGTTGCCTCTGGCTTTTGATTATGCGGGACAAAAGCAGTCTGTTAAGGCTGTCTTTTTGGGAATGGCTTTCATGTCTGCAAG CCTGTATTTTCTAAGTATCAGCTTACCTGAGGACTTGAGCTTGTAG
- the LOC106758164 gene encoding zinc transporter ZTP29 isoform X2, with amino-acid sequence MDSQVAVALALSLVGGVSTSIGALFVIVNQAPNLKMLGLLQGFAAGLMLSISFFDLAHNALNSLGFLKGNLWFFAGVIFFGVVASFIPEPTLAPTSDVKGRKKNGDDGGKDTLKKHRRQVLFSGIVTAVGISLHNFPEGMAVFLGSMKGLRVGINLALAIALHNIPEGVAVALPVYFATQSKWQAFKLASLSGFAEPLGVIIVAYLFPSSLSPEILEGLLGSVGGVMAFLTLHEMLPLAFDYAGQKQSVKAVFLGMAFMSASLYFLSISLPEDLSFKVPSEGI; translated from the exons ATGGATTCTCAGGTTGCAGTAGCTCTTGCTCTTTCACTTGTTGGTGGTGTCAGTACTTCTATCG GTGCGCTTTTTGTGATTGTCAATCAAGCTCCCAATCTGAAGATGCTCGGGTTACTACAG GGTTTTGCTGCTGGTTTGATGCTCAGCATATCGTTCTTTGATTTGGCTCACAATGCTTTGAACTCACTGGGCTTCTTGAAAGGCAACCTTTGG TTTTTTGCTGGGGTGATATTCTTTGGTGTTGTGGCCAGTTTTATCCCAGAGCCAACTCTTGCTCCCACTTCTGATGTCAAGGGCAGAAAG aaaaatggGGATGATGGAGGCAAGGATACTTTGAAAAAGCATCGCCGGCAGGTTTTATTCAGTGGAATTGTTACAGCCGTAG GCATAAGTTTGCACAACTTTCCAGAAGGAATGGCAGTATTCCTTGGATCCATGAAG GGCCTCCGTGTTGGCATCAACTTGGCATTAGCCATTGCTTTGCACAATATCCCAGAG ggtGTTGCTGTTGCACTTCCTGTTTATTTTGCGACACAAAG TAAATGGCAGGCATTCAAATTAGCATCACTTTCTGGCTTCGCTGAACCCCTGGGAGTGATAATTGTAG CCTATCTATTCCCTAGCAGCTTAAGTCCTGAGATTCTAGAAGGTTTACTCGGATCAG TTGGTGGAGTTATGGCCTTTTTGACCCTTCATGAAATGTTGCCTCTGGCTTTTGATTATGCGGGACAAAAGCAGTCTGTTAAGGCTGTCTTTTTGGGAATGGCTTTCATGTCTGCAAG CCTGTATTTTCTAAGTATCAGCTTACCTGAGGACTTGAGCTT CAAAGTTCCTTCAGAAGGAATCTGA
- the LOC106758164 gene encoding zinc transporter ZTP29 isoform X1, with protein MDSQVAVALALSLVGGVSTSIGALFVIVNQAPNLKMLGLLQGFAAGLMLSISFFDLAHNALNSLGFLKGNLWFFAGVIFFGVVASFIPEPTLAPTSDVKGRKKNGDDGGKDTLKKHRRQVLFSGIVTAVGISLHNFPEGMAVFLGSMKGLRVGINLALAIALHNIPEGVAVALPVYFATQSKWQAFKLASLSGFAEPLGVIIVAYLFPSSLSPEILEGLLGSVGGVMAFLTLHEMLPLAFDYAGQKQSVKAVFLGMAFMSARWERLLLFSECHYFKSHCDVSYDSITRCSKVPSEGI; from the exons ATGGATTCTCAGGTTGCAGTAGCTCTTGCTCTTTCACTTGTTGGTGGTGTCAGTACTTCTATCG GTGCGCTTTTTGTGATTGTCAATCAAGCTCCCAATCTGAAGATGCTCGGGTTACTACAG GGTTTTGCTGCTGGTTTGATGCTCAGCATATCGTTCTTTGATTTGGCTCACAATGCTTTGAACTCACTGGGCTTCTTGAAAGGCAACCTTTGG TTTTTTGCTGGGGTGATATTCTTTGGTGTTGTGGCCAGTTTTATCCCAGAGCCAACTCTTGCTCCCACTTCTGATGTCAAGGGCAGAAAG aaaaatggGGATGATGGAGGCAAGGATACTTTGAAAAAGCATCGCCGGCAGGTTTTATTCAGTGGAATTGTTACAGCCGTAG GCATAAGTTTGCACAACTTTCCAGAAGGAATGGCAGTATTCCTTGGATCCATGAAG GGCCTCCGTGTTGGCATCAACTTGGCATTAGCCATTGCTTTGCACAATATCCCAGAG ggtGTTGCTGTTGCACTTCCTGTTTATTTTGCGACACAAAG TAAATGGCAGGCATTCAAATTAGCATCACTTTCTGGCTTCGCTGAACCCCTGGGAGTGATAATTGTAG CCTATCTATTCCCTAGCAGCTTAAGTCCTGAGATTCTAGAAGGTTTACTCGGATCAG TTGGTGGAGTTATGGCCTTTTTGACCCTTCATGAAATGTTGCCTCTGGCTTTTGATTATGCGGGACAAAAGCAGTCTGTTAAGGCTGTCTTTTTGGGAATGGCTTTCATGTCTGCAAG GTGGGAACGacttcttctcttttctgaATGTCACTATTTCAAGTCTCATTGTGACGTGTCTTATGATTCTATCACTCGTTGCAGCAAAGTTCCTTCAGAAGGAATCTGA
- the LOC106758666 gene encoding IRK-interacting protein isoform X2 gives MAPSDYKEKSSSRKGLTFAFGNHDSHMCPADDSKSVSGSCANHITVLQTSPANDYFKSRRRNSSGDLRPLSSCNRCNPAVITTEYENTRNTRSSNIVVPLTDSHASFQTQPKNKGVISWLFPKFKKKHKNVSSPARTESEEVSQVLKDMRIMSVEALKRELMEANESRDAAMMEVSEMRSSLGDLKQKLEYLESYCEELKKALRQAILTKETTHSEKFNNSPHKGTPSDGNGENLMPVGEDVMIEGFLQVVSESRLSVKQFCKTLICQIEETDQSLMDNLNLLLQPYRLSLNSKYSKAVLYHFEAFINQAFYQDFENSVFQKNGCTKFLDPRQHRQAQFSSFVALRNLSWNEVLRKGTKYYSEEFSKFCDQKMSCIITTLNWTRPWPEQLLQAFFVAAKCIWLLHLLAFSFNPPLGILRVEENRSFDPHFMEDLVADRQRSQGSSRVKIMVVPGFYIQDRILRCRVICRHKSAP, from the coding sequence ATGGCTCCCTCGGATTATAAGGAGAAATCAAGTTCAAGAAAGGGGCTAACTTTTGCATTTGGCAACCATGACTCTCACATGTGTCCTGCTGATGATAGCAAATCTGTGAGTGGTTCTTGTGCAAATCATATCACTGTTCTCCAAACATCGCCTGCAAATGACTACTTCAAATCCAGGAGGAGAAACAGTTCGGGGGATTTGAGGCCTTTGTCTTCCTGCAATAGGTGCAATCCTGCTGTCATAACTACTGAATATGAGAACACAAGGAACACTAGGAGCTCCAACATTGTTGTTCCCCTCACAGATTCTCATGCTTCTTTTCAAACCCAGCCAAAAAATAAAGGGGTGATTTCATGGTTGTTCCCTAAGTTCAAAAAGAAGCATAAGAATGTAAGTTCCCCAGCTAGAACAGAATCTGAGGAAGTCTCTCAGGTTCTCAAGGACATGAGAATAATGTCAGTTGAGGCACTGAAGAGGGAACTGATGGAGGCAAATGAGAGTAGAGATGCTGCCATGATGGAAGTTTCTGAGATGAGATCTTCACTGGGGGACCTGAAACAAAAGCTTGAGTATTTGGAGAGTTACTGTGAAGAGTTGAAGAAAGCTTTGAGGCAAGCAATTCTCACCAAAGAAACCACACATTCTGAAAAGTTTAACAACTCTCCCCATAAAGGAACACCCTCTGATGGAAATGGGGAAAATTTGATGCCTGTAGGTGAGGATGTAATGATAGAGGGCTTCCTGCAGGTAGTGTCAGAATCAAGGTTATCAGTGAAGCAATTCTGCAAGACCCTTATATGCCAGATTGAAGAAACTGATCAATCTTTGATGGACAACTTAAACTTGCTCCTCCAACCATATAGACTCTCCTTGAATTCCAAATACTCAAAGGCAGTTTTATACCATTTTGAAGCCTTCATAAACCAGGCCTTCTACCAAGACTTTGAGAACAGTGTGTTCCAAAAGAATGGCTGCACAAAATTCTTAGACCCTCGACAGCATCGTCAAGCACAATTCTCATCGTTTGTTGCACTTAGGAATTTGAGCTGGAACGAGGTGCTCAGAAAGGGAACTAAGTATTACAGTGAAGAGTTTAGTAAATTCTGTGACCAGAAAATGAGTTGCATCATCACTACACTGAATTGGACTAGGCCTTGGCCTGAGCAACTCCTTCAGGCTTTCTTTGTGGCAGCAAAGTGCATATGGTTGCTACATTTGCTGGCCTTTTCTTTCAACCCTCCATTGGGAATTTTAAGGGTTGAAGAGAACAGAAGCTTTGATCCTCACTTCATGGAAGATCTGGTTGCTGATAGACAGAGATCACAAGGTTCAAGCAGGGTTAAGATCATGGTGGTGCCAGGCTTCTATATTCAGGATAGGATCTTGAGGTGTAGAGTTATTTGCAGGCATAAATCTGCACCCTAA